CCAAAGCCTGACTGCAAACCTGTAATTGTGACTGAGTTACCCAAAGATTTGGTGCAGAGAGGATTTGACCCTTGCTCCATCCCACTGAACATGGAGAATCCAGGTTGGTTTCACCTGGAGCAAAAGGTTTGAGAGGGGTCACACAACCTGGTAGTTCCAAGACAGCACAGCTTCACACACATAACAAACCTGCAGTGAGTTTGCACAGAAAACGAAGCAGGAGAGCAacccccaggacagggagctgcaCAACTCCTCCATCCTGTTCTGCAGGCTGGGAAACAGCGTGCTCCTCTTCCTGGGAGCAGTGGGTGGTACAGAGAGGGGCACCTCACCAACACCAGGCTAAGGGCAGGTGTGGAATTTGGCACCTCTCTGAGTGGGGAAAGCACTGCTGTGAACCAAACCCTGTGCACACCAGGGATGCAAATCCAcctgctcagcccaggggaAGTTTTggtggagcagagccctgcaggccACAGCATCAGCTGCACAGCATCAGCTCCCTgtccacagcagccctggggagaacaGGGCTCTCCTTGTCTGAACAGCTCCTTTATTTCCACAGCAACACCTCTCCCATCTCCACAGCTTCACTTCCAAACCAGAGGCACGtttgatttgtattttatttcacatcACACTCCAGTGCAAATCCACCAGCTGCCCGTGTGGCAGCTCCCACGCCGTGAGGGGACCTTTTGGTGAGCCTGACTCTCATttcagaggcaggaggagcctcTGACAGCCCGAGGCTCTGTTACCTCTGGCAGCCTGCTGCAGGTAGGCCGTGGTGCCATCCCCAAGGGTCactgctggcagccccaggctctccATCCTGCCCCGAGTCCCCACACATGGatcctgcctggcagcacaggggccTGTGGGACACGGGGTTGGTGTCTTTGCTTCGAGCCTTAAGTAAAAAGAACAATTCCGTTTCAATTTCTGCCCTtagcttctcctcctccttttgtTTCTCCACTTTTGCACGCTAGGAAAGGCTTGAATGGCCTCAAAAGACTTTTGAGGTTTAAAGGGGTAGGATGGACAATGCTGCATCCTTCCCACACTAAAGGCAGGCAGGGATAAGAATCTCTTCCACAGCCAGATATGAAATAAAGCTTATCAGTGAACTGAAGTGACAGACTCTTCTTGAGACAGCACAAATGTTATATTCCAGCCCTTCCCGTCCTCCAAATGATCTGCGGGGGTTTCCAGCTACTTTAAATCCTGAACCTACAGGCTGAGCACGTCCTGcgctgcagcacacagggggGATGAGCTTtattcctccttctcccctccctctcctgACTAATTCCCAGCCTTCCGAGGGACGCAATCCCAGGCTCTAAGCAAATGATGCTAAAGCCTGCACACCCCCACAAGAACATTTGCTGATCGGTAATCTTGCAGAGGCGCCACAGCGCGATCTTCCTGAGCCACCTCGGACAGACAAATCTTTGATCGTTTCATTTCCAGCAGCGAGCGAGGAGCACAGTGCCCGCCGCCGCTCGGTGCCCGCTCGGTGCCGCCTCGCCCCGCGCTCCCCGCACCCGGCGGAGGCTCCGCTGCGCTGCCCCGGCTTTCACCCCGCCGTGCCCCCGACAGACCGGGGAATCGCGGCACGGGCTGCGAGGGCAGGGCCCGGGGGGCTCCCCCCGCGCGGCGCCCCGGGGGCTGAGGCGGCTCCGGGCCCGGGGGGCTCCCCCCGCGCGGCGCCCCGGGGGCTGAGGCGGCTCCGGGCCCGGCCGCCATCGCCGCCCCCCCATCCCCCACACCGACCTGAGCTACCCGCCGGGCCCGGGTCCGCCGCCGGCCCGACGTGCACCGCGCGCGGCCCCGCCCACCCCGCAGCCCGCACGGCGGCACCGCCCCCGCCCGCCATACAGGTTCCGGGGCGCGCGCGCCGCCCCACGGCCAATGCGGGGAGTGCGGCCGGCGGCGCATGCGCGATGCCAACGCTGAAGCCACACGGCCCCGGTTTCCGCCGCCCAGCCCGGCCCTGGCTGCCGGCGGTACCTGCCCCGTGACCGGGACCGGGCAGTGCTGCCGCCCGCGCCCAGCCTGGACCGGCAGCTCCTTCCCGGCAGCTGCTgaggccagcctggggctcctgggaTACACTGTGAAGCGATGCGGGAGCTCCTATCCTGGTGGTCGGACACAGAGGGCAGTGATCCCCGGTTGTTTATTTAACACGGAAGGAGATGCGGGCGGGCAGCCGGGCAAGCCCCCCGCGCCGCTCCCCGCATGGCGGCCCTGCGGCGCCGCTCCCAATATGGCGGCGCGCCGGGCACTCCAGTCTCGCGAGATCTCGCCACTATTTGTTAGCGCGCCGGAGACGCTTCCGGTCCTTCGACCCgagcagctgcagccatgaGGTGGGTGCAGCTCAGCGTCTGCTCCGCTCCATCCGCCGCCATCCTCCGCCATCCGTGCCCGGTGGGGGCCGCGGGGTCGGCCGGGCGGCCAGCGAGGCGCGATCCTCGGTGCCGATGGCGGCGGGAACGCGGAGGGACCGAGGCGGGCTCGGGGCCGCGTCCCGGGCGGGGCCGGCTCTGAGTCCCCTCTGCCGTTTCCCCCCGCAGCAGCAAAGTGTCCCGGGACACCCTGTACGAGGCGGTGAAGGAGGTGCTGCACGGCAGCCGTGCCAAGAAGCGCAAGTAAGAGCCGCCGACACGGACGTGTCACCCCCGGCCTCGGCCTTCCCCCGGCCGGGCCTCACCCGGTGCCTCCCGCAGGTTCGTGGAGACGGTGGAGCTGCAGATCAGCCTCAAGAACTATGACCCGCAGAAGGACAAGCGCTTCTCCGGGACCGTCAGGTTCGCCATCCTCTCGCTCCTACCCAGCCTTCGGCGCTGCCCGGTCCCGCTCGGGGCCGCAGCGGTGCCGAACCGCTCGGGGAGTccagcgcggcccggcccggtggggcGGCTGGACGGACCCTCACCCTGGGTCTTAAAACATGAGGGGAGGTGCGGCAGCCCCCGGGCTGTGCCCACCGGCCTGCCCGGGACGGCAGGTGAGGATGCCCCGTGCTGCGGTAAGGTCTCTCCGTGCTGGCTCCGTGCACACGCGCTGGGGCTGGCCCGTCACTGACTCGgaccttccttccccaggttgAAGTCGACGCCGCGGCCTAAATTCTCGGTGTGTCTGCTGGGGGATCAGCAGCACTGCGATGAGGCCAAAGCAGTTGACATCCCTCACATGGACATAGAAGCTCTGAAGAAGCTCAACAAAAACAAGAAGCTGGTGAAGAAGCTGGGTGAGTGTCCATGAGGCTTTTCCCCATGCTCAGATTTCCGTGTCATGGTTAGTTGCAGAGCTGAAACTCTGAGCAGAGTCAGCCCCAGTACCAAAATCTGCCCAAAAACTATTAAGCCACCAGGCTGTTTCCAGTGCAGATCTGACAGATCAGTActgcaggaatggggctggatGTCCAAGGAAGGGAGAGACACAGAAAATATCCCTGTCAACAGTTTCATCCTTTGCTATGTCCCTCACTTTCCTGGTCGGGGAGCTGGAGGGCAGCAAAAGCCAGGAAACACCAGAGGCAAGAGTGAGCTTTAGTCCTGCAGTTCTTGTGTGCACAGAATGAAATGCACTCATTTTTTCTtggtcagagagagaaaatccttccctttcctGAGAACTCCAGAGTGCCTCTGGTACATGGCTCAGGCAGACAGGAACTTGCCCCTCAGTCCATAATGGGCCGTGGAACTCTGAGCTTTCAGGTGATTGTTGGCTAAGCTTCTCCTAGATGGATCTTCTGTCTCGCTCATCCTGCtgtgcacaggctgcagcaaaCTTGGAGCTCAGCAAAGGACAGTTCCTTCAGGGAGCAGGATTTGGGTCACTGTgttgtgtggggctggggcctGGCTGCTGTGACAATCATTCCTCAAAGATCCTTGGCAAAACCAGCTCCAGTTCTGGTGGGACCCAGGGAATGCTGGATTTATCTGCATGGAGGAGTTGCATGATGTCAGCTGAGTCCCTTCTGGAGCTTGGGGTGGGAGCGGGGTCCATCCTGAGCTCCTGCTTGTCTCCTTGCAGCTAAGAAGTACGACGCCTTCCTGGCCTCTGAGTCCTTGATCAAGCAAATCCCTCGAATCCTGGGCCCGGGCCTGAACAAAGCTGGGaaattcccttccctgctcaccCACAACGAGAACCTGGTGGCCAAGGTGGATGAGGTCAAATCCACCATCAAGTTCCAGATGAAGAAGGTAAAGCCTGGCTTCAGTTGTGTGCCCGGGGGTCGTTCTGTGTCTCTGCCATCTCTGGGTTGGGCTGTAGGTGTCCCTCgagtgctcctggagctgtgctgctttcctccaGCAAGGGGAAATGTACCCAGAGTGTTCCATGGGCAGCCAGGAAAGAGGAATAATTTAACTGTGGTTGGTGGGTCTTGGAGCAGATGATGAGGAGAGGGTTGGATGTTTCAGTGCTGAGCACAATCCAGTGTGATtaatgctgctcccagcacgTGGGTGCTGCTCATGGCGTGTCCCTGGGGGGCTGAGCATGAGTGGGGCTTTGCTGGGGGTGAATTTGGGACTTGGCTCTGTCCAAGTGAActtgggagcagctctggagatcCTGAGGACACAATGTGAGGGTTTGCAAATGCTTGAGCATTTAAAGTAGCTGAACTAACGATGTCCTGACACTTGGCCTCTTGGCTCAATCATAAATCCTCCTGCCTGTGGGGAGCATTGActtccaggctgctcagagaggaGCTTGGCCTCTGCCACAGTGCAGAgagagagctgggggcagaAAGTGAAGCTGGTGTGGGCATGTCCAGGCCGTGGGTCAGCCCTTTGCTTTGCCTGTGTATCTGTAcctgtgtctgtccccaggtgctctgtCTGGCTGTGGCCGTGGGTCACGTGAAGATGACAGAGGACGAGCTGGTCTACAACATCCACCTGGCCATCAACttcctggtgtccctgctgaAGAAGAACTGGCAGAACGTGCGAGCTCTGTACATCAAGAGCACCATGGGGAAACCCCAGCGCCTCTACTaagggctgggggcagcaaTAAACCCTGCAGACACCctcagctgtgtgtgcctgtgttcCTGAGAGCTCCTCGGGGAGGCTTTGCCAAAGAGCTCCTTGCTCCTTCCAGGGGAAGGGCTCAGATGAGGCCTTGATGTTCATTTGAGAGATGATGAGTTGAGAGAGAGATGAATTCCAAGTGGAGCTTTTGAGGGAAGGAGCCTCACTCACCCCCCTGCATTcagagagggaggggaagggagggatcCCACActcccccagagcagaggtgtcCCAGCAGGTGCAGGTTCAGCAGTTGTGCCCACAGAGGGGACCCTTACCTGGTGCAGAGCTCACCTGAatcctgtgcagagcccagtCCTGCTCTGGGAGGGGCAGCAGAAATGTTTAAATGCAAGTGCCCCTCACCTGCCCACACCTGCCCAGGTGCAGCTCATGAGGACTTGAGCATTGTCTGAGAGTCCAGGGGTGCTgaaggacagagctgcagcccagcagaggggTTGGGCTGAAGTAGAGGGTGTTTGCCATCCCCTCTGAGCCAGTCTAGCTCCATGTTCTGGgctaaaaatgaaattaagtaatgttcataaataaatacattgtgCAGGGACTGGAGAGCTTAGGGAAGTGCAGCATTTAAGCTTCTGGGGGGAGAAAAAATACTTTGGGCCCTGGAAAAGCTTGTCAGCATCTGAGGgaacaaaacaatgaaaatagCTCTGGATCCTGCTGTTAGAAACCTTTAAAATAAGCATCAGAGCCAGTCTTTGAAAGATCAACACAACACCAAGAAATTccatttaataattaaaaaaagacaatacaaaatgcaaacatttctttttacaaagttcaaataattttttttcttttaatcaagTGCAAATAACCTCATGAACTACATCTTGCTCATCACTTTAATCGTTTCTGTTGGAGATGGCAAGTCCTGGCCCACTGTAAAAGGCAGATATAAATActccaacaggaaaaaaaaaaaaaaaaacaaacccaaacccccaaCAACCTTAAATTTTCTTGACTGCTTCAAAACCTTGATCCCCGAGGTGGCTGATGTGGGTTCAGCCTTTCAAAGCCATTCTGAGCTGGGAGTGGGTGGCTCCAGGGGCCCTGTGGGATTCTGGGGGCGTTTTTGAGCTGTTTGGTGAAAGCAGAAGGGGGAAAAGCTCCATTACCAGGAGGATGTGCTGCCGCCTCACCCttccacagcagggagcagaggtggctgGTGTggtgacacagccaggacagccctgTAACCTGACATTAGATGAGCCAGAGTTAATCAATCAAAGTTAATGAACTCTGGTGGGCACGAGGGCAGGGTTGGTCATTCCTgggctggttttatttttgctggttttatttttgctgggtttttttccttctaaatgcTACGGACCCTTTCAAAGGTCActgtcctgtgtcactgtcccagAGCCACAAACCCTCTCCAGATCCCTCCAGCAGCTTTTGTGCATTaaagcagctgcttgcagaCAGCGACCAAGTGACAAACAGCTCAGCCCACAGATGTGGAGCTTCCAAACAGGCTGGGAGCCGGCGGCAGCAGGGGAAAATCCACAGCTGGGATGAATCAGGACAGACTTTTCCAACTGACGCGTCCTGGGGACAAACCTCAGCCCCCGTGCCAgtgctcagcccctcacagagCCCGGGAGAGGCTCCTGGGGTGCTGGAGCACTGTGGATCGAGGAGGGAAAACAGGATGGAGGAAAGATGGACCCAGTGGGACAGGCAGAGCAATAAATAATGGGTTTGTTaaaagcagggctgggctcaggtgTGGGCAAAGGGACAGTGAGGGACAAGTGGGGACAGTGATGGAAAGGAGCTGCCGCTGGCAGAGCTTTAGGCTGGTTGATCATTTTTagtcctggcagctccaggtcTTTGAGAGGATGAAGATGGGGATGAAGGTGTGGGGAGGATGACAGCTGAGAactggtggcagggctggaaaaagagggaggcttggagaggaggaggagaggggtgAGCAGTGGTAGCAGTTGCCTGTCCCTGGGAGTCCTTCTGTCCACATGAAGATGCTGGGGGCACAAAGCCACCAGTGGTGTCCACCTGGcccttgtccccagctgagCCTGTCTGGGGAGGCAGATGCAGTGAAACAAGGGTGGCAGGATGGGTTTTCCCTGGGATCTGCACCCCACTCCCTGGGGAGGGactcccacagcatccctgcagggtgagaacacccagggatggggccaaAAATGCCTGGTGGGACTCAGAGGCACAAAAGCTGCCCAGGTCTGTGAGGGTGGGATTGCTGTCCCTGGGGGAGAGATTTGGGGGCTGAGTGGAGGGCCagcttccctctcctcccagccccatcctcaGCAGGTGCTGGCTCatctctgagcccctgcagggAAACAAAATCAGTTTGCAGCAAGCAGGTGACAGAGCTGAGTCCCCTTGCAATGGGACTGGGACGCCCAAACTGTGGCAGATCAGTCTGACAGGACCAACTCCACCCCCATGGATGAACCAAGACGCCTCCAACTCCCTGCAAAAACTCACCCCAATGCCCCGAGCAGGAGAGGCACCATCTCCCCCCAGAGAGGGGCTTTTATCGGGGACAAACGTGGCAGAAAAGGCCAGAAGATGCCATTGTGCTGGTCAGCGCAGCCCAGGCCCAGCTTGCTCTGGGtgggtggtttttgtttttcttgcaaaCACACATTCTCGTTTCTCAGGCAGATATAAATATTGTCGTTTCTagtagaaaaaaacaaaacaaaacaaaacaaaacaaaacaaaacaacttccCTCTAAATAATATAAGGAAGACTCAAATGATTGCACTTAATACATATGAAAAAGGTAGAAAGGAGGATATCCTAGTGCACAAACATTAACTCCTGCTCttctcaaagcttgcttttcCGAGTTACTCTTTGGCAGAGCTTGTAACAAAGTCTGGTTTCTTGGCACGAGTGTCTGGGGTGtgtggaggaggaaggggggcggaaagaaaaaaaaaatcgaaCCCGGCTGAAAGTCCTTCTCCTTTGCTCCCTGTTTTCTCCCGTGCAGCCAGACATTGTTCTCCGGGAACGTGGCTTGGCTGCGCTTCCCTCGCAGCACCAGCGCGGCTCTCCAGCGGGCCGGAGCCACCACGGTGCCGCGCTGGTGGCCTTTCCCACCGCTTCTTTGCGTTTCCTTTTCCATCCAGTCGGCTTCGTCGGTCCTTTTCCCCCAGAGCGGCGCCAAAAGCTGCGGCGTTGCCTCCTGCGCTCCtcgggggctgcagggacagggacccccctCACTGTCccgggctgctgctggcaccagggaaCGGGGACAGACCTGGCGTGAAGGAAACCAAAGGGAGAAGCACACGGGACCACTACTGCAGTTTCCTAAAATCTTCTGCTTCGGAAGAGGGGAGCGGCTTCACCCCGGTCTGCAGGGAGCGGCGGGGAGATCGTGGGGAGATGTCTGCGGGGCGAGCAGAGGCGATCCTGCCGGAGCCAGGCGGAGGGAGGAAAAatcagagaggagaaggaagggagaaGAGGGTTTCCTTGGCTGCGGGGCTATTTGTAAGGCCGGAGGAAGCTGGAGACTTTGGAGCGCAGGAGTTTGATGAAGGAGCGGGGCAGCATCTCCTTGTGCTTCTCTGTGTACTTGAAGTAGTTCTGGGGGTGCGCCAGCACGTCGAAGAAAGCTTTGATGAGCTTCTTGTCCTGCAGGGAAGCCGAGCCAGAGGGAGGTTCAGCATCACCTCCATGCTCCCCTGAAGCCCCAAGGGCAAGGAGAGCAGGAGGCATCCCCAAAAGGAAGGATGCCCTGGGGGGTTACAGACTTGGGGGCTCACCTTGAGGATCTCCTGGTGGTTCTCAGAGGCATAGAGCCTTCCATCCCGCACGATGTCCTCCACCAGCTGCTCATAATCCTCTGCCAAAACACACAGGGCATGAGCTGCCACTTGTCCCCAAACCTCTGGCCTCCATCCTTCAGTCCACTCCTCCCAAACGCACTGGAGGTGTGAACTGCAGGTGACCTGGGTCCCAAACTGTGGGGGGAGAAGCACCAGGGTGCTGGGATGGCACCTCCCTGTGCTCACCATCGTAGGTGACGTAGGGGATCTGGAAGCCCCGGGCACTGTTGGCTTCGCTGGTTTTGAAGTTGATCCAGAGCTTGCGGGAGCGGGCGGTGAAGGCGATGGGTCGCTCGTAGGTCTGGCAGGTCTCGTAGGTGGTGATGGAGgatggggaggctgcagggaacaGCAAGGGGACACAGGATGCTGCTTGCCCATCAGCAGAGCTACCCCCAGCCTTACTGGGTCAAGGGTGGCATCAGGGATGGGAATTGTCCAGTCTGGGCAAGGCTGAGTCCCCACTAACCCTCATGTTACATACCAGGGATTGTTATTCCTTCCTTGCTCTGGAAAGCACCAGATAGGGCTTTTAACCCCCAAAATGGAGGCTGAGGCCCAGGTGTGCAGCCCAGCCCACGCACATCCCCCTGAGATCCAGCAAGACCCCCAGATGGCAGGGTGATGCTCATCTCCCCACTCACCCTGTCCCCAAAactcccctcctgctgcccggGGATGCACCTTTGTCCCTCTCTGCCAGACCCGAGCCTTTTCCCGCCCAGCTCCTCCCCTGAGCACCACGGCCTGCTCGGTTACCTACAGTTTTTCCGCATGACCAAGACGTCGCCGCACTCATCCTCGGAGGGGAGGAAGATCTCGGGCACCACGATGAGGATCTTGCGCTTGGGCGGGGGGTTGATGTTCCAGGTGCACTCGATGTTGGCGGGGTAATTCCCCGGGTAGTTGGGGGACTCGATGTAGCCCGTGTactcccccagctcccctccaCACTGCCGGTCTGCAAGGCAGGGACACCAGTCCAGCTGGGAaccagggcactggggaggAGTGTCCCACTGGGGGGGGTTTGCTGGGCAAGAAGGGCAGTGTGGACCTCTCTCTAGTCCTAAACACATTCATACTCTTAACCCTAGCAACACTCTCCACCCCCATCCTATTTCTTCTTCTATCcagcaacctcaaaaacactcCCAGCACAATTACAAACACAGTCAAAACTTCCTTCCTAATCAGCCTGATCCCAATAGCAATCTATATCCACTCCAGAACACAAAGCATCACCTCCTTCTGGGAATGAAAGTTCATTATAAACTTCAAAATCCCCATCAGCCTAAAAATAGACTTCTACTCCTTTACCTTCTTCCCCATTGCACTATTTGTATCATGATCTATCCTACAATTTGCAACATGACATGTAGCCTCAGACCCCTACACTACAAAATTTTTCACCTATCTACTATTCTTCCTAATCGCTATCCCCATCCTAATCATCGCCAACAACCTATTTGTCCTATTCACTGGCTGAGAAGGAGTCAGAATCATATCCTTCCCACTAATCAGCTGATGACACGGTCGGGCAGAACCCCCCATGCCTGCCTGAAATGACTCCAAACTCTacaggattttaaaatacttttgaagGAGGACCCCAcacctgccccccccccccccccccacttcTGCTGACCCCAGCTCGCCTACTTTTGCACTGGGACACGGAGGTGGAGCCGTCGAAGTCGGTGGTGGTGTTGCCGGGGCAGGAGATGCAGTAGTTCTGCCGGAAATCGGGCTGGTAGGTGCCCACGGCGCAGCGGATGCAGCGGTGCACGCTCGTGTTGTAGTAGTGCCCAGGGGAGCACTGCACTGGGGGGTCAGGGAGCACAGGGGCCGTGTCAGCGGCTGGCACGGCCGTGCTGGGCGCGCCCGTGCTGGGGACCGGCCCTGCCCTACCTTTGGTGTCGCAGTCCTGGAAGGACAGGGCTCCCTCGTGGCGCGTGGTCAGGCCCCCGCCGCAGGGGAAGCACAGCGCCCGTCCCACCTCGGGCTGGTAGGAGCCACGGGGACACGGCTGGCAGGGCTTGAAGCCATCAGCAGAGTGCTGCCCAGGGGGACACTGACCTGCAGGCAAGGCATCGCTCGGCCCTGGCACCCCACACGCTCCCCTGCCCCATACCCAGATTGTCTTCCCCCTCAGCTGTGGCACCACCAGTACACCCAGAGAAGTGCTGCCCTTCCTGCGGTGCCCTCTAAATAATAAACACCcaaaccagcagctcctgtgagccctggggatgctcaaggctctcctgcctgctggcCAATGGCTGAAATTGCAGCCCTGGACACCCCCTGAGCGTGCCCCGAGCCCCGGCTGTGCCCCCCTTACCGGTGCAGCCGGTGATGTTGGTGGCTCCGATGGGTCCGAAGGTGTCGCCGCGGGGACACAGGTCACAGGAGAGCTGCCCCTCCCTCTCCTGGTAGGTGCCGGGCGGGCAGGGCACGCACTGCTCCGTCTGCCCGTGGTAATAGGTTCCCTGCGAGCAGCTGACTGAGAGCCGGGGGGGACGTCGGTGATGCTGCGGGCGCTGCCACCGCCGGGTCCCCTCGTCACCCCGCCTCGCTCCTCCTTACCACACTTGCTGGCCAGGCGCTGCTGGCCCGGCCCGCAGCTCTCCTGCCGCTCCGGGGCCACGCTCAGCTTCCGGGCCACCTCGTACTCCATCCCCGAGAAGCGCAGCAGGAACCGCTCCTGGTTGATGGATTTCTTCAGCGCTTTGATGGCCGACTTCAGCTTCTTCTCCACTCGCTGTCGCAGGCAGTGCAGGTTGCAGCTGGCTGGGTGGTGCAGAGGGGAATGGGGGTGCAGGAGGGATGCAGTAAGAAGGGAGGGGTGCAGAGGGAAGCCCAGAAGCATTAAAACCATCCCCCAAATGctcagctgcaggtgctgcccagcGTGTGCCAATCCAGTGCAAGATGAGGACTGGTTTATCTCTCCTTGCTGCATGGGGATGGCATcatgtccctgctcccacccaggATGTGTCAGGCCAGTGCTGTGCCCACCTGTGATCTCCTCAGGCTTGATCTCTGCCTCAAACTCCAGCGTGATCCGTGTCACCTCTTTGCTGGGGGAGTTGCGAGCCCGGCGCCCCTTCCCCTTCTTGGACGAGTCGCACTTGAGGTTGACGAAGGTGACCTGGCAGTCAGAGCACGGCGCCGAGCCACCTGCAGGGGGGGACAGGTCAGCACCCCCTCCCTGATGGGCACGGGcacctccccaccctcacagctcACCTtgtgtccctgccctcccagcctcctcctgcttGCCCTTGCTCCGCGGGTGCAGGTGGCACTTGGCATCCTTGATCTTGAAGGAGGCTTTCTGCTTGACGGGGGCAGCCACAGTCTCTGAAAGAACAGGTGGGTGCTCAGGCAAGCTGGCACggcccagccaggctgctggcagccgTGGGCACCCCAGGAGCCCCCTTACCgaggcactgctggctgctgttggtggctctgtgctggccctgccgCAGCACGGGGGTCCCACAGCTCACTGTGTAGCTGCTGTCGGACTCTGGGAGGGAGAAAGGGGAGTTGGCTCTGCCAGGGTGAtgcaggcaggctgtgccatgggggGACGATGCCCAGCACCCTGCCATAGGGATCCTGCACCAGGGACCTGGCCCGTGGATCTGCAGCCAACAATGAGCCCTCCTAAACAacagcatccctccctccctcctgcactCTGGCTGTGCAGCCACTCCTCTCCCCTCAGTTTGGGCCATGCAGGGAAATGAGGACCCCCTGCTCATGCTGGTGGTAGCACTAGTACCAGTACCTGGCAGGAATCGGGCCTTGGAGGTGCAGGAAAGGGCACAGCTGTccttcttgcccatcttgttgCAGGTGAGGGTGGCCCGTGGTGGCACCGAACCCGGCAGGCACTTCACCAGCTCCAAGGGACAAGCACCAGCTGGTGATGACAATCAGGGATGCCcatggctggcacagctcagagacCCACGAGGGACCCCAGTGCCCTCCAGCTCATGGGGGATTCACCAGGGAGGAGATGGTGCCAGGGTGTGGCACAGGGACCCCAGCCTGGcatcccagagcccccagctcctccctggccctgctggctcctggcctgACATACCCACACAGTCCTTCTTGTTCCAGTGCAGCTTGCAGCCAGCAGGACAGGTACACTGGTAGCTGCCAGGAGTGTTGATGCAGCCGAATTTGCAGCCACCCCTGTTGATGCTGCACTCATCGAtgtctgtggggacagagggagggacAGTGGCTGACGGGCAGTGGGG
This region of Ammospiza nelsoni isolate bAmmNel1 chromosome 23, bAmmNel1.pri, whole genome shotgun sequence genomic DNA includes:
- the RPL10A gene encoding large ribosomal subunit protein uL1 — translated: MSSKVSRDTLYEAVKEVLHGSRAKKRKFVETVELQISLKNYDPQKDKRFSGTVRLKSTPRPKFSVCLLGDQQHCDEAKAVDIPHMDIEALKKLNKNKKLVKKLAKKYDAFLASESLIKQIPRILGPGLNKAGKFPSLLTHNENLVAKVDEVKSTIKFQMKKVLCLAVAVGHVKMTEDELVYNIHLAINFLVSLLKKNWQNVRALYIKSTMGKPQRLY
- the SCUBE3 gene encoding signal peptide, CUB and EGF-like domain-containing protein 3, coding for MGALQIAGFSILFFLLHSGSTLANKASQDVDECVEGTDNCHIDAICQNTPKSYKCICKSGYTGDGKHCKDVDECEREDNAGCVHECVNIPGNYRCTCYDGFRLAHDGHNCLDLDECSEGNGGCQQTCVNMMGSYECFCREGFFLSDNQHTCIQRPEEGMNCMNKNHGCAHICRETPKGGIACECRPGFELTKNQRDCKLTCNYGNGGCQHTCDDTDQGPKCGCHVKFLLHSDGVTCIGERHFQQHVILETFSNETCAVNNGGCDSKCHDAATGVHCSCPMGFMLQPDRKTCKDIDECRLNNGGCDHICRNTVGSFECSCKKGYKLLINERNCQDIDECSFDRTCDHLCINTPGSFQCLCHKGYTLYGLTHCGDIDECSINRGGCKFGCINTPGSYQCTCPAGCKLHWNKKDCVAGACPLELVKCLPGSVPPRATLTCNKMGKKDSCALSCTSKARFLPESDSSYTVSCGTPVLRQGQHRATNSSQQCLETVAAPVKQKASFKIKDAKCHLHPRSKGKQEEAGRAGTQGGSAPCSDCQVTFVNLKCDSSKKGKGRRARNSPSKEVTRITLEFEAEIKPEEITASCNLHCLRQRVEKKLKSAIKALKKSINQERFLLRFSGMEYEVARKLSVAPERQESCGPGQQRLASKCVSCSQGTYYHGQTEQCVPCPPGTYQEREGQLSCDLCPRGDTFGPIGATNITGCTGQCPPGQHSADGFKPCQPCPRGSYQPEVGRALCFPCGGGLTTRHEGALSFQDCDTKVQCSPGHYYNTSVHRCIRCAVGTYQPDFRQNYCISCPGNTTTDFDGSTSVSQCKNRQCGGELGEYTGYIESPNYPGNYPANIECTWNINPPPKRKILIVVPEIFLPSEDECGDVLVMRKNSSPSSITTYETCQTYERPIAFTARSRKLWINFKTSEANSARGFQIPYVTYDEDYEQLVEDIVRDGRLYASENHQEILKDKKLIKAFFDVLAHPQNYFKYTEKHKEMLPRSFIKLLRSKVSSFLRPYK